The following coding sequences lie in one Sphingobium sp. KCTC 72723 genomic window:
- a CDS encoding NAD(P)/FAD-dependent oxidoreductase → MVEPRIIIVGAGPAGTRAAEACVQAGVRPIVLDEGRRDGGQIYRRQPDNFTRPYAKLYGSEAARAQALHATFDGVKDRVDYRAETLVWNIAGGRVWTARETVQDALPFDALLLCTGATDRLMPVKGWQFAGAYSLGGAQVALKSQAVSIGHKVVFMGSGPLLYLVASQYVEAGANVIAVLDTAPYSARIRALPDLLAVPSVLWNGVALTMKLKRAGVAVHNGITPLEINGNAGDGVNGIRFRTGAGAEQDIACDAVAMGHHLRPETQLADLARCAFAFDPGTRQWLPERDGDGRSSVAGVYLAGDGAKILGARSAEASGRLGALAALADLGLPVDTGEMASLRGDVGTYAKFARGLATAFPWPVEQAAALPDDAVLCRCEGVTAGDLRGVMRETGAQEANRAKAFSRVGMGRCQGRYCGLAAAELIAAEADVPVEQVGRLRGQAPVKPLTSAIGDDQ, encoded by the coding sequence ATGGTCGAACCACGTATAATTATCGTCGGCGCCGGGCCAGCGGGAACGCGCGCGGCGGAAGCGTGCGTGCAGGCGGGGGTGCGCCCCATTGTGCTGGACGAGGGGCGGCGCGACGGCGGGCAGATTTATCGCCGCCAGCCGGACAATTTCACTCGGCCTTATGCCAAGCTTTACGGCAGCGAAGCGGCGCGGGCGCAGGCGTTGCACGCGACGTTCGACGGGGTGAAGGATCGCGTCGATTATCGTGCCGAAACATTGGTTTGGAACATCGCGGGCGGGCGTGTGTGGACAGCGAGAGAGACAGTGCAGGACGCTTTGCCGTTCGATGCGCTGCTGCTTTGCACCGGGGCGACCGACAGGCTGATGCCGGTCAAGGGATGGCAGTTTGCCGGTGCCTATAGCCTGGGCGGGGCGCAGGTGGCGTTGAAATCGCAGGCCGTTTCGATCGGACACAAAGTCGTGTTCATGGGTTCAGGACCGCTGCTCTATCTGGTCGCCAGCCAATATGTCGAGGCGGGGGCGAACGTCATCGCGGTGCTGGATACGGCCCCCTATAGCGCGCGGATCCGGGCGCTGCCGGATCTGCTGGCAGTGCCGTCCGTGTTGTGGAATGGCGTGGCGCTGACCATGAAGTTGAAGCGTGCGGGCGTGGCGGTGCATAATGGCATCACGCCTTTGGAAATAAACGGTAATGCTGGCGATGGCGTGAACGGCATCCGGTTTCGCACGGGGGCGGGAGCCGAGCAGGACATCGCCTGCGACGCGGTGGCGATGGGGCATCATTTGCGGCCTGAAACGCAACTGGCCGATCTGGCGCGCTGCGCCTTCGCCTTCGATCCCGGCACCCGACAATGGCTGCCGGAGCGGGACGGCGACGGGCGATCGAGCGTGGCAGGCGTCTATCTGGCGGGCGATGGCGCGAAGATATTGGGCGCGCGGTCGGCGGAGGCGAGCGGACGACTGGGGGCGCTGGCGGCGCTGGCCGATCTGGGGCTGCCGGTGGACACGGGCGAAATGGCGTCGCTGCGCGGCGATGTCGGCACTTATGCGAAGTTCGCGCGGGGGCTGGCCACGGCTTTCCCATGGCCTGTGGAGCAGGCGGCAGCGCTGCCCGACGACGCGGTGCTGTGCCGGTGCGAAGGGGTGACGGCAGGCGATCTGCGTGGCGTAATGCGGGAAACGGGCGCGCAGGAAGCGAACCGGGCCAAGGCGTTCAGCCGGGTCGGCATGGGGCGATGCCAGGGGCGTTATTGCGGGCTGGCGGCGGCGGAGCTGATCGCGGCGGAAGCGGACGTGCCGGTCGAACAGGTCGGGCGGTTGCGCGGCCAGGCACCGGTCAAGCCGCTGACCAGCGCAATCGGAGATGATCAATGA
- a CDS encoding (2Fe-2S)-binding protein produces the protein MSRFVRLGENDRPSLTLHVDGAPIEAMAGDTLMVALLSQGSALRQSEFGPEKRAGFCLMGACQDCWVWTESGDRLRACSTLAAAGQRILTSQPGASWSNHV, from the coding sequence ATGAGCCGCTTCGTTCGTCTGGGCGAGAATGATCGCCCATCCCTGACCCTGCATGTCGATGGCGCGCCGATCGAAGCGATGGCGGGTGACACGCTGATGGTCGCGCTGCTGAGCCAGGGTAGCGCGTTGCGCCAGTCGGAGTTCGGGCCGGAGAAGCGCGCCGGTTTCTGCCTGATGGGTGCGTGTCAGGATTGCTGGGTGTGGACGGAAAGCGGCGATCGGCTGCGCGCCTGTTCGACACTCGCCGCGGCGGGCCAACGCATCCTCACCAGCCAGCCGGGGGCATCATGGTCGAACCACGTATAA
- a CDS encoding ABC transporter ATP-binding protein produces the protein MSDLPHVEVKNLTVTARNAAGEVFPIVSGIDFALQRGEVLALIGESGSGKTTIALTLLGHARPGATIAGGSIRVGDVDLTKLDRSALAQLRGNRIAYIAQSAASAFNPSRTIMDQVVEPALIHDLMPRDKAEAKAIELFRALALPLPDTIGTRYPHQLSGGQLQRLMAAMALITDPELVILDEPTTALDVTTQIEVLRAFKAVVLERGATAIYVSHDLAVVAQMADQIVVLSQGRIREAGRAAQILHAPADEYTRTLMAAARPAIRPAPETIALPAAPLLEIRGMTAGYGKIGKDGRPRIPVLRDINLTIERGATLGVIGESGSGKSTIARVIAGLLPPASGQVLLDGQVLPPGLQGRSREQFRRVQLVFQNADTALNPAHSVGRILARPLAFYHDLKGNAAHLRVLELLDLIRLPASLIDRPIGALSGGQKQRINLARALAADPQLILCDEVTSALDTVVGAAILELMAELRRELGIATMFISHDISTVRAICDDILVLYSGTMVETGPRAAFGVAPFHPYTDLLIGSVPEMRAGWLEESHAGAAPPPIGASSDHPDLCRFLPRCAARVDGLCNTTPPPRRPLNKGAAGDSRILCHLGDESLIPA, from the coding sequence ATGAGCGACCTGCCCCATGTCGAAGTAAAAAACCTGACCGTCACTGCGCGCAATGCGGCGGGCGAGGTTTTTCCGATCGTCAGCGGCATCGACTTTGCGTTGCAGCGGGGCGAAGTGCTGGCGTTGATCGGCGAAAGCGGGTCGGGCAAGACCACGATCGCGCTGACGCTGTTGGGCCATGCACGGCCCGGCGCGACGATTGCGGGCGGGTCGATCCGGGTGGGCGATGTGGACCTTACCAAGCTGGATCGCAGTGCGCTGGCGCAGTTGCGGGGCAACCGCATCGCCTATATCGCGCAAAGCGCCGCTTCGGCCTTCAACCCGTCGCGCACGATCATGGATCAGGTGGTGGAACCCGCACTGATCCATGACCTGATGCCGCGCGACAAGGCGGAGGCCAAGGCGATCGAGCTGTTCCGCGCGCTCGCTTTGCCCTTACCCGACACGATCGGCACGCGCTATCCGCATCAATTGTCGGGCGGGCAGTTGCAGCGGCTGATGGCGGCAATGGCACTGATCACCGACCCTGAACTGGTGATATTGGACGAGCCGACCACGGCGCTGGACGTGACCACGCAGATCGAGGTGCTGCGCGCATTCAAAGCCGTGGTGCTGGAGCGCGGGGCGACAGCGATTTATGTATCGCATGACCTGGCCGTGGTGGCGCAGATGGCGGACCAGATCGTGGTGCTGAGCCAGGGGCGCATCCGTGAGGCGGGCCGAGCTGCACAGATATTGCACGCGCCCGCGGACGAATATACCCGCACGCTGATGGCCGCCGCCCGGCCCGCCATTCGCCCCGCGCCCGAAACAATCGCCCTGCCCGCCGCGCCGTTGCTGGAGATACGGGGCATGACGGCGGGCTATGGCAAGATCGGCAAGGATGGGCGGCCGCGCATTCCGGTGCTGCGCGACATCAACCTGACGATCGAGCGGGGCGCGACTTTGGGCGTGATCGGCGAGAGCGGGTCGGGCAAGTCGACCATCGCGCGGGTTATCGCCGGTCTGCTGCCACCGGCGAGCGGGCAGGTGTTGCTGGACGGGCAGGTGCTGCCGCCGGGCTTGCAGGGGCGCAGTCGCGAGCAGTTCCGCCGGGTGCAGCTGGTGTTCCAGAATGCCGATACGGCGCTTAATCCCGCGCATAGCGTGGGGCGGATATTGGCGCGACCATTGGCTTTCTATCATGACCTGAAGGGCAATGCCGCGCATTTGCGGGTGTTGGAACTGCTGGACCTGATCCGTTTGCCCGCCAGCCTGATCGACCGGCCGATCGGCGCGCTGTCGGGCGGGCAGAAGCAGCGGATCAATCTGGCCCGCGCACTGGCGGCCGATCCTCAACTGATCCTGTGCGACGAAGTGACGTCGGCGCTGGATACAGTGGTGGGGGCCGCGATTTTGGAGTTGATGGCGGAATTGCGCCGGGAACTGGGCATCGCGACGATGTTCATCAGCCATGATATTTCGACGGTACGGGCGATTTGCGACGACATATTGGTCCTCTATTCCGGTACGATGGTGGAGACGGGACCGCGCGCGGCATTCGGGGTTGCGCCCTTTCATCCCTATACCGACCTGCTGATCGGGTCGGTGCCGGAAATGCGGGCGGGGTGGCTGGAGGAAAGCCATGCCGGGGCCGCGCCGCCGCCGATCGGCGCGAGCAGCGACCATCCTGACCTCTGCCGTTTCCTGCCGCGTTGCGCTGCGCGCGTGGACGGGTTGTGCAACACCACGCCCCCGCCTCGCCGTCCGCTGAACAAAGGCGCGGCTGGAGACAGTCGTATCCTGTGCCATCTTGGAGATGAAAGTTTGATCCCCGCATGA
- a CDS encoding ABC transporter permease, with protein MMGAAFRRAKALPLSGKIGLMLVIFWLAVALFGPMLAPYPVGAFVAYDVFDGQSGAHWLGSDYLGRDVLSRLLSGARYTVGLAAAAALLASMTGTALALTAAVGGAKVDEPLSRFMDMLISIPSKIFSLVLVAAFGSSLGLLLLIAAFTYVPGNFRIARALAVNLAQMDYVQVARARGERRFHIAIAEILPNMIHPLLADFGLRFVFIVLLLSGLSFLGLGVQPPDADLGSLVRENISGLGEGALAILAPAVAIATLTVGVNLLIDAIGFSGKGKGR; from the coding sequence ATGATGGGTGCTGCTTTTCGTCGGGCCAAAGCCCTGCCGCTATCAGGCAAGATCGGGCTGATGCTTGTGATCTTCTGGTTGGCTGTCGCGCTGTTCGGGCCAATGCTGGCGCCCTATCCGGTGGGGGCGTTCGTGGCCTATGACGTGTTCGACGGGCAGTCGGGCGCGCATTGGTTGGGCAGCGATTATCTGGGCCGGGACGTGCTGAGCCGGTTATTGTCGGGCGCACGCTATACGGTGGGGCTGGCGGCGGCGGCGGCGTTGCTGGCGAGCATGACCGGCACGGCGCTGGCGCTGACGGCGGCGGTGGGTGGGGCAAAAGTAGACGAGCCGTTGTCGCGCTTCATGGACATGCTGATTTCCATCCCGTCCAAGATTTTCTCGCTGGTGCTGGTGGCGGCGTTCGGGTCTTCGCTGGGATTGCTGCTGCTGATCGCGGCGTTCACCTATGTGCCGGGCAATTTCCGGATTGCGCGGGCGCTGGCGGTCAATCTGGCGCAGATGGATTATGTGCAGGTGGCGCGGGCGCGGGGCGAGAGACGGTTTCATATCGCGATTGCCGAGATATTGCCCAATATGATCCACCCACTGCTGGCCGATTTCGGCCTGCGCTTCGTGTTCATCGTGCTGCTGCTGTCGGGGCTTTCTTTCCTGGGCCTGGGCGTGCAGCCGCCCGACGCGGATCTGGGGTCGCTGGTGCGGGAGAATATTTCCGGGCTGGGCGAAGGGGCGCTGGCGATATTGGCACCGGCGGTTGCGATTGCGACGCTGACCGTGGGGGTGAATTTGCTGATCGACGCGATCGGATTTTCGGGCAAGGGAAAAGGCCGATGA
- a CDS encoding ABC transporter permease: protein MAGASTRSGLRAALMLIGQRFASSLLTLLLVSVTIFVIAQLLPGDAAQEALGQSATAEQVAALRHEMGLDRPAYVRYASWLTGMVSGDPGQSMVANMPVAEVIAERLPNSLLLAALSALVAVPVALAIGIGSAMNRGGRIDRALNIVTLSMVAVPEFLVATVAVLIFSVKLRWLPSIALVSDEMAWGDYLRGVAMPMLTLSVVVIAQMARMTRAAVIDQMDRPYVEMAVLKGVAPVQVVLRHIMPNAIAPIVNAMALSLSYLLGGAVIVETIFNYPGLASLMVNAVTSRDMPLLQACAMIFCAAYLLLMLIADVTAILANPRLRAQ from the coding sequence ATGGCGGGGGCGTCCACACGGAGCGGCCTGCGCGCCGCGCTGATGCTGATCGGCCAGCGGTTCGCTTCGTCGTTGCTGACGCTTTTGCTGGTGTCGGTGACGATTTTCGTGATCGCGCAATTGCTGCCCGGCGACGCCGCGCAGGAAGCGCTGGGGCAAAGCGCGACGGCGGAACAGGTCGCCGCCTTACGGCACGAGATGGGGTTGGATCGGCCAGCCTATGTCCGTTACGCCAGCTGGCTGACGGGCATGGTCAGCGGCGATCCGGGCCAGTCGATGGTCGCCAATATGCCGGTGGCGGAAGTGATTGCCGAGCGGTTGCCCAACAGCCTGTTGCTCGCCGCGCTGAGCGCGCTGGTGGCGGTGCCGGTAGCGCTGGCGATCGGCATCGGTTCGGCAATGAACCGGGGCGGGCGGATCGACCGGGCGCTCAACATCGTAACCTTGTCGATGGTCGCGGTGCCGGAATTTCTGGTGGCGACGGTTGCTGTGCTGATCTTCTCGGTCAAGCTGCGCTGGCTGCCTTCGATCGCTTTGGTGTCCGACGAGATGGCGTGGGGCGATTACCTGCGCGGGGTCGCGATGCCGATGCTGACGCTCAGCGTCGTCGTCATCGCGCAGATGGCGCGGATGACGCGCGCGGCAGTGATCGACCAGATGGACCGGCCCTATGTCGAAATGGCAGTGCTGAAGGGCGTTGCGCCGGTGCAGGTCGTGCTGCGCCACATAATGCCCAACGCGATCGCGCCGATCGTCAACGCGATGGCATTGAGCCTGTCCTACCTGTTGGGCGGGGCGGTGATCGTGGAAACCATCTTCAACTATCCCGGCCTCGCCAGCCTGATGGTCAATGCCGTCACCAGCCGCGACATGCCGTTGTTGCAGGCGTGCGCGATGATATTCTGCGCGGCCTATCTCCTCCTGATGCTGATCGCGGATGTGACCGCGATCCTCGCCAACCCCAGGCTGCGGGCGCAATGA
- a CDS encoding ABC transporter substrate-binding protein, whose protein sequence is MDGQPPFSRRAMIGAGLGLGAGLLLSPGALAASKPRQGGRIRVASLSSSTADTLDPAKGALSTDYVRHYMFYSGLTQLDRALTPRPALAERMESTDQISWHVQLRRGVTFHDGADLTAADVVWSLLRHKDAATGSKMAQIAEQFAQVKATGRHALTIRLTGPNADLPTILAQSHFLILRAGTSDFRTANGTGPYLCAQFRPGVRTLARRNPNFWKPGKPYLDEIELIGIPDEVSRVNALLSGDVHLVIAVNPRSTKRIIASRGHGLLETQSGLYTNLIMQQRQLPTGNPHFVAAMKYLIDRPLIKRALYRGYATIANDHPIPPFHPYYRADLPQTSLDLDKARWHLQRAGLSGVRLPVYASPAADGSVDMASILQEYGSRVGLKLAVNRVPADGYWSTHWMKHPLGFGNTNPRPTADLLFSLFYKSDAAWNESGWKNPRFDRLLLEARGEADQARRKQLYGEMQGLVRDHCGVGIPVFISLIDGYDRRLKGLYPVSLGGLMGYQFAEHVWWEG, encoded by the coding sequence ATGGACGGACAGCCGCCTTTTTCACGCCGCGCGATGATCGGTGCCGGGCTGGGGCTGGGCGCTGGGTTGCTGTTGTCCCCCGGCGCACTGGCCGCGAGCAAGCCCCGACAAGGCGGGCGCATCCGCGTGGCCAGCCTGTCCAGTTCGACCGCCGATACGCTGGACCCGGCCAAGGGCGCATTGTCGACCGATTATGTCCGCCATTATATGTTCTATAGCGGGCTGACCCAGCTGGATCGCGCCCTCACGCCCCGTCCGGCGCTGGCCGAGCGGATGGAAAGCACCGACCAGATCAGCTGGCATGTGCAGTTGCGCCGGGGCGTGACATTCCATGATGGCGCGGACCTGACCGCCGCCGATGTCGTCTGGTCTTTGTTACGGCACAAGGATGCGGCGACAGGCTCCAAAATGGCGCAGATCGCCGAGCAGTTCGCGCAGGTCAAGGCGACCGGTCGGCACGCGCTGACCATCCGGCTGACCGGACCCAATGCCGATTTGCCGACCATATTGGCGCAATCGCATTTCCTGATCCTGCGTGCGGGGACCAGCGATTTTCGCACCGCCAACGGCACTGGTCCCTATCTGTGCGCGCAGTTCCGGCCGGGCGTGCGCACGCTGGCGCGGCGCAACCCCAATTTCTGGAAGCCGGGCAAGCCCTATCTGGACGAGATCGAGCTGATCGGCATTCCCGACGAGGTCAGCCGGGTCAATGCGCTGTTGTCGGGTGACGTGCATCTGGTGATTGCGGTCAATCCGCGATCGACCAAGCGTATCATAGCGTCGCGCGGCCATGGCCTGCTGGAAACCCAGTCGGGGCTTTATACGAACCTCATCATGCAGCAGCGGCAATTGCCGACCGGCAATCCGCATTTCGTGGCAGCGATGAAATATCTGATCGACCGGCCGTTGATCAAGCGGGCGCTCTATCGCGGCTATGCGACCATCGCCAACGATCATCCGATCCCGCCCTTCCACCCCTATTATCGCGCCGATTTGCCGCAGACGAGCCTCGACCTGGACAAGGCGCGCTGGCATTTGCAGCGGGCGGGGCTGAGCGGGGTGCGGTTGCCGGTCTATGCGTCGCCCGCCGCCGATGGATCGGTCGACATGGCGTCGATATTGCAGGAATATGGGTCGCGCGTGGGATTGAAGCTGGCGGTCAACCGGGTGCCGGCGGATGGATATTGGTCGACCCACTGGATGAAGCATCCACTGGGTTTCGGCAACACCAACCCGCGCCCGACCGCCGACCTGCTGTTCAGCCTGTTCTACAAATCCGACGCGGCCTGGAACGAGAGCGGGTGGAAGAATCCCCGCTTCGACCGGCTGCTTCTGGAAGCGCGGGGCGAGGCGGATCAGGCGCGGCGCAAGCAATTATATGGCGAGATGCAGGGGCTGGTCCGCGACCATTGCGGCGTCGGCATTCCGGTGTTCATCAGCCTGATCGATGGATATGACCGGCGGTTGAAGGGGCTGTATCCCGTCTCGCTGGGCGGGCTGATGGGTTATCAGTTCGCCGAACATGTGTGGTGGGAAGGCTGA
- a CDS encoding NAD(P)/FAD-dependent oxidoreductase — MAAPSPLSYWLASAPAFAGGAEGGVEGSADVVIIGGGFTGLSAALALAKRGASVVLLEKGQVVGEASGRNGGQCNNGTAHDYGALSAKFGKQVAGAWYRAHCDAVDTVERLAREEGIDCNFTRCGRVKLAAKPAHYDKLVRAHDLLAAEVDTNVRLVPPERMAEEVGSDAFHGALIQTTSAQIHPGRFGVGLADAAARAGARIFERAEVMGLDRVATGWRVTSARGTVSAKQVLVATGGAPEVGPFGFFRRRIVSVGSFVIATERLDDALIDRLLPGRRNYVTSKNIGNYFRLTPDNRLIFGGRARFAISDPRSDMKSGRILEETLGAIFPALKGVGVDHVWGGMVDLTADRLPRAGETDGLYYSMGYSGHGVQMATHMGQQMARVMSGEPDANPWANLDWPNVPGHFGKPWFLPLVGLWYKWQDVIH; from the coding sequence ATGGCCGCGCCCTCCCCCCTTTCCTACTGGCTCGCCAGCGCCCCGGCCTTTGCGGGCGGGGCGGAGGGTGGAGTCGAAGGGTCGGCCGATGTCGTCATCATCGGTGGCGGCTTTACCGGCCTGTCGGCGGCACTGGCGCTGGCCAAGCGCGGCGCGAGCGTCGTGCTGCTGGAGAAGGGCCAAGTCGTGGGTGAGGCTTCGGGGCGCAATGGCGGTCAGTGCAATAATGGCACGGCGCATGATTATGGCGCGCTGTCGGCCAAATTCGGCAAGCAGGTCGCAGGTGCCTGGTATCGGGCGCATTGCGATGCCGTCGATACGGTCGAGCGGCTGGCGCGCGAGGAAGGCATTGATTGCAACTTCACGCGCTGCGGCCGGGTGAAGCTGGCGGCCAAGCCTGCCCATTATGACAAGTTGGTGCGGGCGCATGATTTGCTGGCCGCCGAAGTCGATACCAACGTCCGGCTGGTGCCGCCTGAGCGGATGGCCGAGGAAGTGGGATCGGACGCTTTTCACGGCGCGCTGATCCAGACGACGAGCGCGCAGATCCATCCGGGGCGGTTCGGGGTCGGGCTGGCCGACGCGGCGGCGCGGGCCGGGGCGCGGATTTTCGAGCGGGCAGAGGTCATGGGGCTTGATCGCGTGGCGACCGGATGGCGCGTGACCAGCGCGCGCGGGACCGTTAGTGCGAAACAGGTGCTGGTCGCGACCGGCGGCGCGCCTGAGGTGGGACCGTTCGGATTTTTCCGGCGGCGGATCGTGTCGGTGGGCAGTTTCGTGATCGCGACCGAGCGGCTGGACGATGCGCTGATCGACCGGCTGCTGCCGGGGCGGCGCAATTATGTGACCAGCAAGAATATCGGCAATTATTTCCGCCTGACCCCCGACAACCGGCTGATATTTGGCGGACGGGCGCGCTTTGCGATCAGCGATCCCCGGTCCGACATGAAAAGCGGGCGCATTCTTGAAGAAACGCTGGGCGCGATATTCCCGGCGCTCAAAGGCGTGGGCGTCGATCATGTGTGGGGCGGGATGGTGGACCTGACCGCCGATCGCCTGCCGCGCGCGGGCGAGACGGACGGGCTTTATTATTCCATGGGCTATAGCGGCCATGGCGTGCAGATGGCGACCCATATGGGGCAGCAGATGGCGCGCGTGATGAGCGGCGAGCCGGACGCCAACCCCTGGGCCAATCTCGACTGGCCGAACGTGCCGGGCCATTTCGGCAAGCCATGGTTCCTGCCGCTGGTGGGGCTGTGGTATAAATGGCAGGATGTGATCCATTGA
- a CDS encoding haloacid dehalogenase type II, producing MPNFRPKYISFDCYGTLTRFRMTEMATAFMADRIDAEKLPAFCKDWGGYRFDQVMGPWEPYQEIIRNSLRRTCQKWGVAYNEADADAVYAAVPTWGPHDDVAGGLSQIGDKIPLVILSNAMNEQIHHNVGMLGAPFHAVYTAQMAQAYKPRMQAFEYMFDQLGANPEDMMHVSSSFRYDQNTATDLHFGCRVFVGRGHEPSNAFYRDVEIPHIGCLPAVVGL from the coding sequence ATGCCCAATTTCCGGCCCAAATATATCAGCTTCGACTGCTATGGCACGCTGACCCGGTTCCGCATGACGGAAATGGCGACCGCGTTCATGGCCGACCGGATCGACGCGGAAAAACTGCCTGCTTTCTGCAAGGATTGGGGCGGCTATCGGTTCGATCAGGTGATGGGACCATGGGAACCCTATCAGGAGATCATCCGCAATTCGTTGCGCCGGACATGCCAGAAATGGGGCGTGGCGTATAATGAAGCAGACGCAGACGCCGTGTATGCCGCCGTGCCGACTTGGGGTCCGCATGACGATGTTGCCGGTGGACTGAGCCAGATTGGCGACAAGATTCCGCTGGTCATCCTGTCCAACGCGATGAACGAACAGATCCATCATAATGTCGGGATGCTGGGCGCGCCGTTCCACGCCGTCTATACCGCGCAGATGGCACAGGCGTACAAGCCACGGATGCAGGCGTTCGAATATATGTTCGATCAACTGGGCGCGAACCCGGAGGATATGATGCATGTCTCCTCCAGCTTCCGCTACGACCAGAATACAGCAACGGACCTGCATTTTGGCTGCCGCGTGTTCGTGGGTCGGGGGCATGAGCCGTCCAATGCCTTCTACCGCGACGTGGAAATTCCCCATATCGGTTGCCTGCCCGCCGTCGTGGGCCTTTGA
- a CDS encoding 2-hydroxyacid dehydrogenase: MTLLYTSDPARGRIWRGIFADEAIGFAEAGDAHDPASIRYLAAWNPSVELIATLPALEVLFSIGAGIDQFDMGRLPDHVRVVRMIEPGITQGMVEYATMAALMLHRNMIDHGIAQREGRWAPIKLVPASERRIGVMGLGNLGQAVLGALRPFGFALSGWSRSRHAVEGVDCFAGAAEMPAFLTGCDILICLLPLTDDTRGILCRETLTQLPQSAALINVGRGGHLVEQDLLSLLDDGRISGAVLDVFDPEPLPAGHAFWAHPRIVMTPHVASMTRADSAARALIANIRRHEAGAAMDGEVARSRGY, encoded by the coding sequence GTGACTCTGCTCTATACATCCGACCCGGCGCGGGGCCGCATCTGGCGCGGCATATTTGCGGACGAAGCGATTGGCTTTGCCGAAGCGGGCGATGCGCATGATCCTGCCTCCATCCGCTATCTCGCCGCATGGAATCCTTCGGTCGAGCTGATAGCGACCCTGCCCGCGCTGGAAGTGCTGTTTTCGATCGGCGCGGGGATCGACCAGTTCGATATGGGCCGCTTGCCGGACCATGTCCGGGTCGTGCGGATGATCGAGCCGGGAATCACCCAGGGCATGGTCGAATATGCGACGATGGCGGCATTGATGCTGCATCGAAACATGATCGACCATGGTATCGCGCAGCGCGAAGGGCGCTGGGCGCCGATCAAGCTGGTGCCTGCGAGCGAACGGCGCATCGGCGTGATGGGGCTGGGCAATCTGGGGCAGGCGGTGCTGGGCGCGTTGCGGCCGTTCGGCTTTGCGCTGTCGGGGTGGAGTCGATCGCGCCATGCCGTCGAGGGGGTCGATTGTTTTGCGGGCGCGGCGGAGATGCCAGCGTTTCTGACGGGGTGCGACATTCTCATCTGCCTGTTGCCGCTGACCGATGACACGCGCGGCATTTTGTGCCGGGAGACGCTGACGCAACTGCCGCAGAGCGCGGCCCTGATCAATGTCGGGCGGGGTGGGCATCTGGTGGAGCAGGATCTGCTGTCGCTGCTGGACGATGGACGGATTTCGGGCGCGGTGCTGGATGTATTCGACCCCGAACCATTGCCCGCTGGCCATGCGTTCTGGGCGCATCCGCGCATCGTCATGACACCCCATGTCGCCAGCATGACCCGCGCGGATAGCGCGGCGCGCGCGTTGATCGCCAATATCCGCCGCCATGAAGCAGGCGCGGCGATGGACGGCGAAGTCGCGCGCAGCCGGGGCTATTGA